A genomic window from Pseudonocardia broussonetiae includes:
- a CDS encoding serine hydrolase domain-containing protein, which yields MGSTIDGTAIDRVLQGAVDAGAVPHVAAIAADRDGIVYEGGAGVRVVGESSDPVTTSTQFRIMSMTKMVATTAALQQKERGELDLDAPIEEYCPEFAQVQVLEGWDGDTPRLRAPASRATVHQLVTHTSGLGYWFWNDQLVQFEAATGTPNVVPGKKEAFGAPLLHDPGERYTYGINTDWLGKVVEAVAGTTLDVVVKEGITGPLGMDDTMFRLDAGRTANAVTVHVKGEDGAWTSAGEILNQEPDWWAGGHGLYSTPRDYIRFERALLRGGELDGARILSEATVDAAFSNQIGDLDFPAEIPTADPPITDTMHAGPGWKWGYGLMLNTEDLPGRRRAGTGAWAGLFNTHFFVDRTTGICASIYTNSLPFITEHEAWKMYGDFETALYASL from the coding sequence ATGGGTTCGACGATCGACGGCACCGCCATCGACAGGGTCCTGCAGGGAGCGGTCGACGCGGGCGCGGTCCCGCACGTCGCCGCGATCGCGGCCGACCGCGACGGCATCGTCTACGAGGGCGGCGCGGGCGTCCGGGTGGTGGGCGAGAGCTCCGACCCGGTGACGACGTCCACGCAGTTCCGGATCATGTCCATGACCAAGATGGTCGCGACGACGGCCGCGCTGCAGCAGAAGGAGCGCGGCGAGCTCGACCTCGACGCCCCGATCGAGGAGTACTGCCCGGAGTTCGCGCAGGTCCAGGTGCTCGAGGGATGGGACGGCGACACGCCGCGGCTGCGCGCGCCGGCGTCGAGGGCCACCGTGCACCAGCTCGTCACGCACACGTCGGGGCTGGGGTACTGGTTCTGGAACGACCAGCTCGTGCAGTTCGAGGCGGCCACCGGCACCCCCAACGTCGTGCCGGGGAAGAAGGAGGCGTTCGGCGCGCCCCTGCTGCACGACCCGGGCGAGCGCTACACCTACGGCATCAACACCGACTGGCTCGGCAAGGTCGTCGAGGCCGTCGCCGGCACGACGCTGGACGTCGTCGTCAAGGAGGGCATCACCGGCCCGCTGGGCATGGACGACACGATGTTCCGCCTCGACGCCGGGCGCACCGCGAACGCCGTGACGGTGCACGTCAAGGGCGAGGACGGCGCCTGGACGTCGGCCGGGGAGATCCTCAACCAGGAGCCGGACTGGTGGGCGGGCGGCCACGGCCTGTACTCCACCCCGCGCGACTACATCCGGTTCGAGCGCGCCCTGCTGCGCGGCGGCGAGCTCGACGGCGCCCGGATCCTGTCGGAGGCGACGGTCGACGCCGCGTTCTCCAACCAGATCGGCGACCTCGACTTCCCGGCCGAGATCCCCACGGCCGACCCGCCCATCACCGACACCATGCACGCGGGCCCGGGCTGGAAGTGGGGCTACGGCCTCATGCTCAACACCGAGGACCTCCCGGGGCGCCGCCGCGCGGGCACCGGCGCCTGGGCGGGCCTGTTCAACACGCACTTCTTCGTCGACCGGACGACGGGGATCTGCGCGTCGATCTACACCAACTCGCTGCCCTTCATCACCGAGCACGAGGCGTGGAAGATGTACGGGGACTTCGAGACCGCCCTGTACGCGTCCCTGTAG
- a CDS encoding dihydrofolate reductase family protein has protein sequence MATLLYSATMSLDGYIAGPGGDMSWLTEHLGGPNPTADRLLAGVGAILAGRTTYGGDDPHRGTEQEGAFGGAYTGPSVVLTHRPPDDPPPGVVFSSDLHEAVALASEAAGERYVNVLGADVARQCADAGLLDEVLVFVAPVLLGDGTRLFHRPGGPSVRLEPVPGETEHWYRVVHRPAVTTA, from the coding sequence ATGGCCACCCTGCTGTACTCCGCCACGATGTCGCTGGACGGCTACATCGCCGGGCCCGGCGGCGACATGTCCTGGCTGACCGAGCACCTCGGTGGTCCGAACCCCACCGCCGACCGGCTGCTGGCCGGCGTCGGCGCGATCCTGGCCGGGCGCACCACCTACGGCGGCGACGACCCCCACCGCGGCACCGAGCAGGAGGGCGCGTTCGGCGGCGCGTACACCGGCCCGTCGGTCGTGCTGACGCACCGCCCGCCCGACGACCCGCCGCCCGGCGTCGTGTTCTCGTCCGACCTGCACGAGGCCGTCGCGCTGGCGTCGGAGGCGGCGGGCGAGCGGTACGTCAACGTCCTGGGTGCCGACGTCGCCCGGCAGTGCGCCGACGCCGGGCTGCTCGACGAGGTGCTCGTGTTCGTCGCCCCGGTCCTGCTCGGCGACGGGACGCGCCTGTTCCACCGCCCCGGCGGGCCGTCGGTGCGGCTGGAGCCGGTGCCCGGCGAGACGGAGCACTGGTACCGGGTCGTCCACCGACCGGCGGTCACCACGGCGTGA
- a CDS encoding helix-turn-helix domain-containing protein: protein MQELLGRISALDPEASLSLRVIACFDELVIGNVNTRALLSAAASLSGCTAGYHQDHPRRSMRVTPRGDVRPEEVLVPADAGSASEGLSVWLERDGAPHVNDAIILERLALAVRIRHGRGRRDLDNRRELGLLLDASVPVDDRRTAAARLGLAAGCRHRVVAAPLFAAWTDHPAGPQDVVPTPFGPIHAVVVPHDHPPVVASPAGTGVAGPVEQLHRSFRTALVALRLCLPPELPSVQADDYGGLVALLADTPADADLPDVDVLDTVMTHSWGGPTLDAVVRAGSVRQAARLAGVHHSTMQTRLDVIADVLGFDPFDGLGRSRVGMAYLVWRLRHSRVLDLPAPVRGNPMG, encoded by the coding sequence ATGCAGGAGCTCCTGGGCCGGATCTCGGCGCTCGACCCGGAGGCCAGCCTCAGCCTGCGCGTCATCGCGTGCTTCGACGAGCTCGTCATCGGCAACGTCAACACGCGCGCGCTGCTGAGCGCGGCGGCGTCGCTGTCGGGGTGCACGGCCGGCTACCACCAGGACCACCCCCGCCGGTCGATGCGGGTCACGCCGCGCGGCGACGTCCGGCCCGAGGAGGTCCTGGTGCCGGCCGACGCGGGCAGCGCCTCCGAGGGCCTCTCGGTGTGGCTCGAGCGCGACGGCGCCCCGCACGTCAACGACGCGATCATCCTGGAGCGCCTCGCGCTGGCCGTCCGCATCCGGCACGGGCGCGGGCGCCGCGACCTCGACAACCGCCGCGAGCTGGGGCTGCTGCTCGACGCGTCCGTGCCGGTCGACGACCGCCGCACCGCCGCCGCCCGTCTGGGCCTGGCGGCCGGGTGCCGGCACCGGGTCGTCGCCGCGCCGCTGTTCGCCGCCTGGACCGACCACCCCGCCGGGCCGCAGGACGTCGTGCCCACGCCCTTCGGGCCGATCCACGCCGTCGTCGTGCCGCACGACCACCCGCCCGTCGTCGCGAGCCCGGCCGGCACCGGCGTCGCGGGGCCGGTGGAGCAGCTGCACCGCTCGTTCCGCACGGCGCTCGTCGCGCTGCGCTTGTGCCTGCCGCCCGAGCTGCCCAGCGTGCAGGCCGACGACTACGGCGGCCTGGTCGCGCTGCTCGCCGACACGCCCGCCGACGCCGACCTGCCCGACGTCGACGTGCTCGACACCGTCATGACGCACTCCTGGGGCGGTCCGACGCTCGACGCCGTGGTGCGCGCGGGGTCGGTGCGGCAGGCCGCGCGCCTCGCGGGCGTCCACCACAGCACGATGCAGACCCGCCTCGACGTGATCGCCGACGTGCTCGGCTTCGACCCCTTCGACGGGCTCGGGCGCTCGCGCGTCGGCATGGCGTACCTGGTGTGGCGGTTGCGGCACTCCCGGGTCCTCGACCTCCCCGCACCTGTGCGGGGCAACCCGATGGGCTGA
- a CDS encoding VOC family protein, which produces MTPPPSTGLHHFAATVRDVEASAAWYERVLGLQRIPAPFPHWGNEESGHAVVLMHPENGLAIGLHHHVANGGETAHESRTGLDHLAIGVAHHDDLDRWAAWLDESGVEHSGVIDATEPMPYSVIVFRDPDNIQLELAYMGG; this is translated from the coding sequence ATGACCCCTCCCCCCTCCACCGGGCTCCACCACTTCGCCGCGACCGTGCGCGACGTCGAGGCCAGTGCCGCCTGGTACGAGCGCGTGCTCGGCCTGCAGCGGATCCCGGCGCCGTTCCCGCACTGGGGCAACGAGGAGAGCGGTCACGCGGTCGTGCTCATGCACCCCGAGAACGGCCTGGCCATCGGCCTGCACCACCACGTCGCCAACGGCGGCGAGACGGCCCACGAGTCGCGCACCGGGCTCGACCACCTCGCCATCGGCGTCGCGCACCACGACGACCTCGACCGGTGGGCGGCCTGGCTCGACGAGTCGGGGGTCGAGCACTCCGGCGTCATCGACGCGACGGAGCCGATGCCCTACTCCGTCATCGTGTTCCGCGACCCGGACAACATCCAGCTCGAGCTGGCCTACA
- a CDS encoding alpha/beta hydrolase, whose amino-acid sequence MTTARPDFDPELKAGLAVVGGVFPPTITPDLIAFMRRSYASPPIEDTLRGRPIARHEETIAGHGGDPITVSVLRPTAASGPRPGVLFVHSGGLMFGDRFSGADLVLDWVDRLGAVLVAVEYRLAPEFPDPYPREDVYAACEWAATHAERLGIRRDRFLVAGASSGGGLAAGLALAARDRGGPRLCGQVLDYPMLDDRGTTPSTGQFDGVGVWDRVSNETGWTALLGAARGGPDVSPYAAPARATDLGRLPPAFIDVGAAEIFRDEAIAYADGIWAAGGDAELHVWSGGFHAFDIFAPHTVLARGMIGTRDAWVEKVLAD is encoded by the coding sequence GTGACGACGGCGCGGCCCGACTTCGACCCCGAGCTGAAGGCCGGGCTGGCCGTCGTCGGCGGGGTGTTCCCGCCGACGATCACGCCGGACCTCATCGCGTTCATGCGGCGCTCCTACGCGTCGCCGCCGATCGAGGACACCCTGCGCGGCCGGCCGATCGCGCGGCACGAGGAGACGATCGCCGGGCACGGGGGCGACCCGATCACCGTGTCGGTGCTGCGGCCGACCGCGGCGTCGGGCCCGCGGCCGGGCGTGCTGTTCGTCCACTCCGGCGGACTGATGTTCGGCGACCGGTTCAGCGGGGCCGACCTCGTCCTGGACTGGGTCGACCGGCTCGGGGCGGTGCTGGTGGCCGTGGAGTACCGGCTCGCGCCGGAGTTCCCCGACCCCTACCCGCGCGAGGACGTCTACGCGGCGTGCGAGTGGGCGGCGACCCACGCCGAGCGCCTCGGCATCCGGCGCGACCGGTTCCTGGTGGCCGGCGCCAGCTCCGGCGGCGGGCTCGCCGCCGGGCTGGCGCTCGCCGCCCGCGACCGCGGCGGGCCGCGGCTGTGCGGGCAGGTGCTCGACTACCCGATGCTCGACGACCGCGGCACCACCCCGTCGACCGGCCAGTTCGACGGCGTCGGGGTGTGGGACCGCGTCAGCAACGAGACGGGCTGGACGGCGCTGCTCGGCGCGGCGCGCGGCGGGCCGGACGTCTCCCCCTACGCCGCCCCGGCCCGCGCCACCGACCTCGGACGGCTGCCCCCGGCGTTCATCGACGTCGGCGCCGCGGAGATCTTCCGCGACGAGGCGATCGCCTACGCCGACGGGATCTGGGCCGCGGGCGGCGACGCCGAGCTGCACGTGTGGTCGGGCGGCTTCCACGCCTTCGACATCTTCGCGCCGCACACCGTGCTCGCCCGCGGCATGATCGGTACCCGGGACGCCTGGGTGGAGAAGGTCCTCGCCGACTGA